Proteins from a single region of Desulfolutivibrio sulfoxidireducens:
- a CDS encoding FecCD family ABC transporter permease, with the protein MQKQSPAIIIVLLAALFLAILLVSFCMGRYEISIRKIINIFLSTMLPIEKDWPDTLETIIFKVRMPRIFGAALVGAALATAGAAYQGMFKNPLVSPDILGASSGAGLGAALAIFFSLGVLGIQLMSFALGLVAVMLAYAISLKVPRDRALALVLTGILIGTLFSSGTSLLKYLADPYDKLPTITFWLMGSLSTTSSKDVLIALFPILAGTAALFALRWRINVMSLSEDEARSLGVETGRIRFIAILGSTMMTSASVSISGLVGWIGLLIPHVARLLVGPDFRMLLPASGILGAAYLILVDAMARSVSSVEIPLGVLTSIIGAPFFLLLLSRQKGGWQ; encoded by the coding sequence ATGCAAAAGCAATCCCCGGCGATCATCATCGTACTGCTTGCCGCCCTCTTCCTGGCCATTCTTCTTGTTTCATTTTGCATGGGCAGATACGAAATCTCCATACGAAAGATCATTAACATATTCCTGTCCACAATGCTCCCGATTGAAAAAGATTGGCCCGATACCCTGGAAACCATCATCTTCAAGGTCCGCATGCCCCGCATATTCGGCGCGGCGTTGGTCGGAGCGGCTCTGGCCACGGCCGGCGCGGCCTACCAGGGCATGTTCAAAAATCCCCTGGTCTCTCCGGACATTCTGGGGGCCTCGTCCGGGGCGGGACTTGGCGCGGCCCTGGCCATATTCTTTTCGCTCGGTGTGTTGGGAATACAGCTCATGTCCTTCGCGCTGGGGCTCGTCGCGGTGATGCTGGCCTACGCCATCAGCCTCAAGGTCCCCCGGGACCGGGCCTTGGCCCTGGTGCTCACGGGCATTTTGATAGGGACCCTGTTTTCCTCGGGGACGTCTCTTCTCAAGTATCTTGCCGATCCGTACGACAAGCTGCCGACCATCACCTTCTGGCTCATGGGCAGCCTGTCCACAACCTCCTCCAAGGATGTCCTCATCGCCCTTTTCCCGATCCTGGCCGGGACCGCCGCGCTGTTCGCGTTGCGATGGCGCATCAACGTCATGTCCCTGAGCGAGGATGAAGCGAGATCCCTTGGCGTTGAAACCGGCAGGATCCGGTTCATCGCCATTTTGGGCTCCACCATGATGACCTCGGCCTCGGTTTCCATCAGCGGCCTGGTGGGCTGGATCGGGCTTCTCATCCCCCATGTGGCCCGACTGCTTGTCGGACCCGACTTCCGCATGCTTCTTCCCGCCTCCGGCATTCTGGGGGCCGCCTACCTGATCCTGGTCGACGCCATGGCCCGAAGCGTTTCCTCCGTTGAAATCCCACTCGGCGTGCTGACCTCGATCATCGGCGCCCCCTTTTTCCTTTTGCTGCTGAGCCGTCAGAAAGGAGGATGGCAATGA
- a CDS encoding integrase core domain-containing protein: MDERVRFVVETQLGMKSIQQLCHDYGISRKTGYMWLERHAEGGFEACIDQSRAPHSCPHKTSDKIEARLIELRNLYPKWGPKKLVALLEMEMKESHVISASTAGDILYRHGLVVPRKVKKRNYGKTKTHFLREPTSANDVWAVDYKGWFRTKDHFVCHPLTVTDLHSRYVLWCKGHRKQSASEVEKDFETIFTTYGVPLALRMDNGSPFGSTGPGGLTYLSLRWMQIGIDIEFITPGKPQQNGSHERMHRTLKFEAILPPARDIYEQQYRFDAWRERFNTLRPHESLQQKTPGSVYSPSPRRYTGRKGFTYPGYFEVRSVRKDGMFFWKGTLRFVGEAFGKEQIGLVRDHEDRWLVFAGEMLVGWFHESLSGVRPLSEWESFCGRDGRRPPTGSL, encoded by the coding sequence ATGGATGAGCGTGTTCGATTCGTCGTTGAAACACAACTGGGCATGAAATCGATCCAGCAGCTTTGCCATGACTATGGAATCAGTCGCAAGACAGGCTATATGTGGTTAGAAAGGCATGCTGAAGGTGGTTTTGAAGCCTGTATAGATCAAAGTCGAGCGCCTCATTCATGTCCACATAAGACCAGTGACAAGATAGAAGCACGGTTAATTGAGTTGCGCAACCTCTATCCAAAGTGGGGTCCGAAAAAGCTTGTTGCGCTTCTTGAAATGGAGATGAAGGAAAGCCACGTCATCTCAGCGAGCACCGCAGGAGATATATTGTATCGCCATGGCTTGGTAGTTCCTAGAAAAGTAAAAAAACGAAATTACGGGAAGACGAAAACCCATTTTTTGAGGGAGCCAACATCTGCCAACGATGTATGGGCTGTGGATTATAAAGGATGGTTCCGGACCAAAGACCATTTCGTCTGCCATCCATTAACCGTAACAGATTTGCATAGCCGATATGTCTTGTGGTGCAAGGGGCACAGAAAACAATCGGCCTCTGAAGTAGAAAAAGATTTTGAAACAATCTTCACTACGTATGGAGTGCCACTGGCACTCAGAATGGACAATGGTTCCCCGTTTGGCTCAACTGGACCAGGAGGGCTGACATATTTAAGTCTGAGATGGATGCAGATTGGAATTGATATAGAATTCATAACTCCTGGGAAGCCGCAACAAAACGGAAGCCATGAGCGTATGCATAGAACATTGAAGTTTGAAGCTATATTGCCACCAGCACGTGATATATATGAACAGCAGTATCGTTTTGACGCCTGGAGAGAACGATTTAATACGCTTCGTCCCCATGAATCCTTGCAGCAGAAAACGCCAGGATCGGTATATTCTCCATCGCCTCGGCGTTATACTGGTAGAAAGGGATTCACATATCCAGGTTACTTTGAGGTCCGGTCCGTTCGAAAAGACGGCATGTTTTTTTGGAAGGGGACACTGCGTTTTGTCGGCGAGGCATTCGGAAAAGAACAGATCGGCCTGGTCCGTGACCACGAAGATCGATGGCTTGTGTTTGCCGGAGAGATGCTTGTGGGGTGGTTTCATGAATCGTTGTCGGGAGTTAGGCCCCTGAGCGAATGGGAATCATTTTGTGGCCGAGATGGGCGGCGGCCTCCGACGGGCTCTTTGTAG
- a CDS encoding DNA repair protein RecN, protein MIELLRIKDLALIEDMELEFAPGLNALTGETGAGKSFIVSALNFLTGEKMPPDLVRPGAEKAVVEALFYLDGEEYVLRRELAAGTGRGRVSINDRLASQDALRDLRPRLLLHVGQHGQQKLLQPAFQAALLDAFLDPDASHLPAGKNALLRDLAALAGRITALEDRVRDLTARRELLEYQRGEIGRVAPVRGEEDDLLARKAALAYSKKGREAVGRALDLLAAETGAVRILADLEREVGAVAAAFPEFAADRETVASARHTLRDLAQRLRATPLAASPDDDPDVIEARLFELAQLKRKLKKSLDEIVDLNAEIETNLSFLDVCGLDMATLRREEKTLCEKLSHTLSALATARREAANRLAGRLKSELAGLGFAPQLDILFDFTPAPVYAAPHLEAPLTEDRARILWKPNPGQPPQPLDKIASGGELSRFLLAVTSLRAESEQPTLIFDEVDAGIGGLTLGSVADRLVDLAKSSQIILISHWPQLAARAERHFRVHKETTDTATSTRCARLSPAQVADELARMAGGGDKGQALAQHLLLE, encoded by the coding sequence ATGATCGAACTCCTGCGCATCAAGGACCTGGCCCTTATCGAGGACATGGAACTCGAATTCGCGCCGGGCCTGAACGCCCTCACCGGCGAGACCGGCGCGGGCAAGTCCTTCATCGTGAGCGCGCTCAATTTCCTCACCGGCGAGAAAATGCCCCCGGATCTGGTGCGCCCCGGGGCCGAAAAGGCCGTGGTCGAGGCCCTTTTTTACCTGGACGGCGAAGAGTACGTCCTGCGCCGCGAACTGGCCGCCGGCACCGGCCGCGGCCGCGTCTCCATCAACGACCGCCTGGCCTCCCAGGACGCCTTGCGCGACCTGCGGCCCAGACTGCTTCTTCATGTGGGCCAGCACGGCCAGCAAAAACTCCTGCAGCCCGCCTTTCAGGCCGCCCTGCTCGACGCCTTCCTGGACCCGGACGCATCCCACCTGCCCGCCGGAAAAAACGCCCTCCTGCGCGATCTGGCCGCCCTGGCCGGCCGCATCACGGCCCTCGAAGACCGCGTGCGCGACCTGACGGCCCGGCGCGAACTCCTGGAATACCAGCGCGGCGAGATCGGCCGGGTGGCCCCGGTTCGCGGCGAGGAAGACGACCTCCTGGCCCGCAAGGCCGCCCTGGCCTATTCCAAAAAAGGCCGCGAGGCCGTGGGCCGGGCCCTGGACCTGCTTGCGGCCGAGACCGGAGCCGTGCGCATCCTGGCCGACCTGGAGCGCGAAGTCGGAGCCGTGGCCGCCGCTTTTCCGGAATTCGCCGCCGACCGCGAGACCGTGGCCTCGGCGCGACACACCCTGCGCGACCTGGCCCAGCGCCTGCGGGCCACCCCCCTGGCCGCCTCCCCGGACGACGACCCCGACGTCATCGAGGCCCGCCTCTTCGAACTGGCCCAGCTCAAACGCAAGCTCAAAAAATCCCTGGACGAGATCGTCGACCTGAACGCGGAAATCGAGACCAACCTAAGCTTCCTCGATGTCTGCGGCCTGGATATGGCCACGCTTCGCCGCGAGGAAAAGACCCTGTGCGAAAAGCTTTCCCATACCCTTTCCGCCCTGGCCACAGCCCGCCGCGAGGCCGCGAACCGTCTGGCCGGACGCCTCAAATCCGAACTCGCCGGCCTTGGCTTCGCCCCGCAACTGGACATCCTCTTCGACTTCACCCCGGCCCCGGTCTATGCCGCCCCGCACCTGGAAGCCCCACTGACCGAGGACCGCGCCCGCATCCTGTGGAAACCCAACCCCGGCCAGCCGCCACAGCCCCTGGACAAGATCGCCTCCGGCGGCGAGCTCTCCCGGTTCCTTTTGGCCGTGACCAGCCTGCGCGCCGAGTCCGAACAGCCCACGCTCATCTTCGACGAGGTGGACGCCGGGATAGGCGGCCTGACGCTGGGCAGCGTGGCCGATCGGCTGGTCGATCTGGCCAAATCCTCCCAGATCATCCTCATCTCCCACTGGCCGCAACTGGCGGCCAGGGCCGAGCGCCACTTCCGGGTACACAAGGAAACCACCGACACCGCCACCTCCACCCGCTGCGCCCGCCTCAGCCCGGCCCAGGTGGCCGACGAGCTGGCCCGCATGGCCGGCGGCGGCGACAAGGGCCAGGCCCTGGCGCAACACCTTTTGCTGGAATAG
- a CDS encoding SpoIIE family protein phosphatase, whose translation MKLGWKLFLLLLGFSLVPFAALRINAVRGMERLGSELSEHVGTFLVREAQGRMADLVEDHARLLRAKRDNLELVLRLQADAVQKRLVDAPPASNAEASFLVRIRPMGMARRDMSTDPGYRTLAPDGSLTPAVLDDARLLYTFPPGAPLAVLRPEMARLARLADDFPTLARPGGLTVWRAVTLVNGLTAVTLKNGQHPGLFDPRESFWYASALAAKPGDDPVWTLPYVAPALRRIVLTTAMALRDAAGKAIAVTALTTPLDDLLAELTPGGHISHDLASFLVTAVRPSADAERQLLAAAGSRPRFERHGWLARVEPEQVRSENREAFAEVARDVAEGKSGVRRLSFEGRDSLWAYAPAGPSQALLQIAPVDEVLAESRKAATYVEQRIADQLAFSGLVAGLVMLVLIPATLFGARTVTRPAADLARAARRLATGDFSARAHPKGRDELAELGGIFNEMAPQLADRVRMRESLELAMEVQHRLLPKSPPRVPGLDMAALSIYCDETGGDYYDFFEFGGEKAGRVGVVVGDVTGHGVGAALLMATARALLRPRAEGGGTPGGILAGVNRDLTLDTMGTGRFMTLFYLEIDPTARHLAWARAGHDPALLHDPRTGTFLELGGRGVPLGVVEDAVYDDNAVEEAPPGSVLVIGSDGIWETRNPGGEMFGKNRLRDIVRDKAQAGATAVLEAVAQALDDFRGPGPQEDDVTLVVVAFRT comes from the coding sequence ATGAAGCTTGGCTGGAAGCTTTTTTTGCTGCTTTTGGGCTTTTCCCTGGTGCCGTTTGCGGCCCTGCGCATCAACGCCGTCAGGGGCATGGAGCGGCTGGGGTCGGAATTGTCGGAGCATGTGGGAACCTTTCTGGTCCGCGAGGCCCAGGGCCGCATGGCCGATCTGGTGGAGGATCACGCCCGGCTCTTGCGCGCCAAAAGGGACAATTTGGAGCTGGTCCTGCGACTTCAGGCGGACGCGGTGCAAAAACGCCTTGTTGACGCCCCTCCGGCGTCGAACGCGGAGGCCTCTTTTCTGGTCAGGATCCGCCCCATGGGCATGGCTCGCCGGGACATGTCCACGGATCCCGGCTACCGGACGCTCGCTCCGGACGGGTCCCTGACCCCGGCAGTGCTCGACGATGCCCGCTTGCTCTATACCTTCCCGCCCGGCGCGCCTCTGGCCGTCCTGCGCCCGGAGATGGCCCGCCTGGCCCGCCTGGCCGACGATTTCCCGACCCTCGCCCGGCCTGGAGGCCTGACCGTGTGGCGGGCGGTGACCCTCGTCAACGGCCTGACCGCCGTCACCCTCAAAAACGGCCAGCACCCCGGGCTGTTCGATCCCCGGGAAAGCTTCTGGTATGCCTCGGCCCTGGCCGCAAAGCCCGGGGACGATCCGGTCTGGACCCTGCCCTATGTGGCCCCGGCCCTGAGGCGCATCGTGCTGACCACGGCCATGGCCCTGCGCGACGCCGCGGGGAAGGCTATCGCCGTCACGGCCCTCACCACGCCGCTTGACGACCTTTTGGCCGAACTGACCCCGGGCGGCCACATCTCCCATGACCTGGCCTCGTTTCTGGTCACCGCCGTGCGGCCGTCGGCCGACGCCGAACGCCAGCTTCTGGCCGCGGCCGGCTCCCGGCCGCGCTTCGAGCGCCACGGCTGGCTGGCCCGGGTGGAGCCGGAGCAGGTCCGATCTGAGAACCGGGAGGCCTTTGCCGAGGTGGCCCGGGATGTGGCCGAGGGGAAATCCGGGGTACGCCGCCTGTCCTTCGAGGGCCGCGACAGCCTGTGGGCCTATGCCCCGGCCGGACCGTCCCAGGCCCTGCTCCAGATCGCCCCGGTGGATGAGGTCCTGGCCGAATCCCGGAAGGCCGCAACCTATGTCGAACAACGCATCGCGGACCAACTGGCCTTTTCGGGACTCGTGGCCGGGCTGGTGATGCTCGTGCTCATCCCGGCCACCCTTTTCGGGGCGCGCACCGTGACCCGCCCGGCCGCCGATCTGGCCCGGGCCGCCAGACGGCTGGCCACGGGCGATTTTTCGGCCCGGGCCCACCCCAAAGGCCGCGATGAACTGGCCGAACTGGGCGGAATCTTCAACGAGATGGCCCCTCAGTTGGCGGACCGGGTGCGCATGCGCGAATCCCTGGAATTGGCCATGGAGGTGCAACACCGGCTTCTGCCGAAATCCCCGCCGCGCGTGCCCGGTCTGGACATGGCCGCGCTGAGCATCTACTGCGATGAAACCGGCGGGGATTACTACGACTTTTTCGAGTTCGGGGGGGAGAAGGCCGGCCGCGTGGGCGTGGTGGTGGGGGACGTGACCGGGCACGGCGTGGGCGCGGCTCTGCTGATGGCCACGGCCAGGGCCCTGTTGCGGCCCCGGGCCGAGGGAGGCGGCACGCCGGGGGGGATACTGGCCGGGGTGAACCGGGATCTGACCCTGGACACCATGGGCACGGGCCGGTTCATGACCCTTTTCTACCTGGAGATCGACCCCACGGCCCGCCACCTGGCCTGGGCCAGGGCCGGACACGATCCGGCCCTGCTCCATGACCCGCGAACCGGGACCTTTCTGGAACTCGGCGGCCGGGGGGTGCCCCTGGGCGTGGTGGAGGACGCGGTCTACGACGACAATGCCGTGGAGGAGGCCCCGCCGGGGTCGGTGCTGGTCATCGGGTCCGACGGCATCTGGGAGACCCGCAACCCCGGCGGCGAGATGTTCGGCAAAAACCGCCTGCGGGACATCGTGCGGGACAAGGCCCAGGCCGGCGCGACCGCCGTGCTCGAGGCCGTGGCCCAGGCCCTGGACGATTTCCGGGGACCCGGCCCCCAGGAGGATGACGTGACCCTGGTGGTGGTGGCGTTTCGCACATAA
- a CDS encoding cytochrome ubiquinol oxidase subunit I, protein MDYPVWQLAATGGGFWIALIATVHVFVAHFAVGGGLFLVLTEARGHRENSPAILDYVKSHTKFFLLVTMVFGGLSGVGIWFTIAVLSPGGTLTLVNAFVWGWATEWTFFLGEIAALLVYHYSFGKMAAKDHMRVGWLYFVFAWLSLFTINGIIGVMLTPGAWAATNDFWDGMFNPSFWPSLVFRSFLAFMLAGLFGFVTAVRVRDAAARERVVRSCVRWAVLSLPCLALSGWWYLSVLPESTLAFILRGSAEITPYLAALPVIAVLVGVFALLMAVRLPLAVRTPVAALLLVLGFGVVGAFEYIREAGRRPFIISERMWSTGIMPAQAEPLSDPFLPRARWAKNKEITEKNRLDAGRELYAFQCLPCHSVGGPMKDIRKYTGMIGNEGVAAYITGQGRIFKQMPPFVGSPAERDALAAHITANINARPLDKPVVADIKPLPDAIPAYDPDTATHVLLSWCPLGLKCITDADGFFSFLPPGSAVGAVLIRRDVVPEVVTDGVEITYAAPEGFKHPSKHVEFWKYAPSLIGKQPKPDQSAAGKGPDGTLAYNEKSKTFEAAGIPVVPFSDDGSINPYPLFTVTAKDTATGAVLAETRTVMPVSTEMSCFRCHGGAFRKGGVMGISDVTAEGILAVHDKRSGTDLAARAAAGQPVSCQSCHPDALFDATANPKLLNLSAAMHGFHVNYLTGKGDEACAMCHPDSPTGATRCQRDNHAQKGIGCARCHGYLEDHAISVLLSEKAEGKERADILMKHIAPRSVAKASEITPRRAWIQEPDCLTCHTDFQTPDLATARAFNTWVKDRSGLYRSRKEDTGNVPCLACHGAPHATYAAKNPYGENRDNIQPMQYMGSAGPIGSGTRCDVCHTVEMEGGEVHHPNMVKE, encoded by the coding sequence ATGGACTATCCGGTCTGGCAACTCGCGGCCACGGGCGGTGGATTCTGGATCGCGCTGATCGCCACAGTGCACGTCTTCGTAGCCCATTTCGCGGTGGGCGGCGGACTTTTCCTGGTCCTGACCGAGGCCAGGGGACACCGGGAGAACTCCCCGGCCATCCTGGACTACGTCAAATCCCACACGAAATTCTTCCTGCTTGTGACCATGGTCTTCGGCGGTCTGTCCGGGGTGGGCATCTGGTTCACCATCGCCGTGCTCTCGCCGGGCGGCACCCTGACCCTGGTCAACGCCTTCGTCTGGGGCTGGGCCACGGAATGGACCTTTTTCCTGGGAGAGATCGCGGCCCTTCTGGTCTACCACTATTCGTTCGGGAAGATGGCCGCCAAAGACCACATGCGCGTGGGCTGGCTCTATTTCGTCTTCGCCTGGCTGTCGCTTTTCACCATCAACGGCATCATCGGGGTCATGCTCACCCCCGGGGCCTGGGCCGCGACCAATGATTTCTGGGACGGCATGTTCAACCCCTCGTTCTGGCCGTCCCTGGTTTTCCGATCCTTCCTGGCGTTCATGCTGGCCGGCCTGTTCGGATTTGTGACCGCGGTCCGGGTCAGGGACGCGGCGGCCAGGGAGCGGGTGGTCCGGTCCTGCGTCAGGTGGGCCGTTTTGTCCCTGCCGTGTCTGGCCCTGTCGGGCTGGTGGTACCTGTCGGTCCTGCCCGAATCGACCCTGGCGTTCATCCTGCGCGGCTCGGCCGAGATCACGCCGTATCTGGCGGCCCTGCCGGTGATCGCCGTGCTGGTCGGCGTCTTCGCCCTGCTCATGGCCGTACGGCTCCCCCTGGCCGTGCGCACGCCCGTGGCCGCCCTGCTTCTGGTCCTGGGGTTCGGGGTTGTCGGGGCCTTCGAGTACATCCGCGAGGCCGGACGCCGGCCCTTCATCATCTCCGAGCGAATGTGGTCCACGGGCATCATGCCGGCCCAGGCCGAACCGTTGTCCGACCCGTTTTTGCCCCGGGCCAGGTGGGCAAAAAACAAGGAGATCACCGAAAAAAACCGCCTGGACGCCGGCCGGGAGCTCTACGCCTTCCAGTGTCTGCCCTGCCACAGCGTGGGCGGCCCCATGAAGGACATCCGAAAATATACCGGGATGATCGGCAACGAGGGCGTGGCCGCCTACATCACCGGCCAGGGCCGCATCTTCAAACAGATGCCGCCGTTTGTGGGCAGTCCGGCCGAGCGTGACGCCCTGGCCGCCCACATCACCGCGAACATAAATGCCAGGCCCCTGGACAAGCCGGTTGTGGCGGACATAAAGCCCCTGCCCGACGCGATCCCGGCCTATGATCCGGACACGGCCACACATGTGCTTCTGTCCTGGTGCCCGCTGGGGCTCAAGTGCATCACCGACGCCGACGGCTTTTTCTCGTTTCTGCCGCCGGGCAGCGCCGTGGGCGCGGTCCTGATCCGCCGCGACGTGGTGCCCGAGGTGGTCACGGACGGGGTGGAGATCACCTATGCGGCCCCGGAAGGATTCAAACACCCGTCCAAACACGTGGAGTTCTGGAAATACGCCCCCTCGCTCATCGGCAAACAGCCCAAGCCCGACCAGTCGGCGGCCGGCAAGGGCCCGGACGGAACCCTGGCCTACAACGAGAAGTCCAAGACCTTCGAGGCCGCCGGGATTCCCGTGGTGCCGTTTTCCGACGACGGCTCCATCAATCCCTATCCGCTGTTCACCGTAACCGCCAAGGACACGGCCACGGGCGCGGTCCTGGCCGAGACGCGGACGGTTATGCCCGTGTCCACGGAGATGAGTTGCTTTAGATGCCATGGCGGGGCGTTTCGCAAGGGCGGGGTCATGGGCATCTCGGACGTGACCGCCGAGGGCATCCTGGCCGTGCACGACAAGCGTAGCGGCACGGACCTGGCGGCCCGGGCCGCGGCCGGACAGCCGGTCTCCTGCCAGAGCTGCCATCCCGACGCCCTGTTCGACGCCACAGCCAATCCCAAGCTCCTGAACCTCTCGGCGGCCATGCACGGCTTCCACGTCAACTATCTGACCGGCAAGGGCGACGAGGCCTGCGCCATGTGCCATCCGGACAGCCCCACAGGCGCGACCCGGTGCCAGCGGGACAACCACGCCCAAAAGGGCATCGGTTGCGCCAGATGCCACGGCTACCTGGAGGACCACGCCATCTCCGTGCTGCTTTCGGAAAAGGCGGAGGGCAAGGAGCGCGCGGACATCCTCATGAAACATATCGCCCCGCGCTCGGTGGCCAAGGCGTCCGAGATCACCCCGCGCCGGGCCTGGATACAGGAACCCGACTGCCTGACCTGCCACACCGATTTCCAGACCCCGGACCTAGCCACGGCCCGGGCCTTCAACACCTGGGTCAAGGACCGCTCCGGGCTGTACCGCAGTCGCAAGGAGGACACGGGCAACGTGCCCTGCCTGGCCTGCCACGGCGCGCCCCACGCCACCTATGCGGCGAAAAACCCCTACGGCGAAAACCGCGACAACATCCAGCCCATGCAGTACATGGGATCGGCCGGCCCCATCGGGAGCGGCACACGCTGCGACGTCTGCCACACCGTGGAGATGGAGGGCGGCGAGGTCCATCACCCGAACATGGTCAAGGAATAA
- a CDS encoding TetR/AcrR family transcriptional regulator: MGRNQEQNQLQRDAQRTKILSSALGLFVSRGFAATRIVDIAAQAGVSSGLLYHYFRSKDDLLAALLAESLPKMDAAARGLEALEAPVADKIRLALRTLVRGIQENAETGKHHLLVALVSASKALPDPAREIIERHARGPYRVMERLFATGQQEGTVRDGDPRDMAMLFWALVKGLSIHHAVHGDALGAPDPDFILPLFLK, encoded by the coding sequence ATGGGCCGAAACCAGGAACAGAACCAGCTCCAGCGCGACGCGCAGCGGACGAAAATCCTTTCCAGCGCGCTGGGGCTTTTCGTCAGCAGGGGCTTCGCCGCGACCCGCATCGTGGACATCGCGGCGCAGGCCGGGGTCTCTTCCGGGCTGCTCTACCACTATTTCCGGAGCAAGGACGATCTCCTGGCCGCCCTGCTTGCGGAGTCCCTGCCGAAGATGGACGCCGCCGCGCGCGGCCTCGAAGCCCTCGAGGCCCCTGTGGCGGACAAGATCCGGCTCGCCCTGCGCACCCTTGTGCGCGGGATTCAGGAGAACGCCGAAACCGGGAAGCACCATCTCCTGGTGGCCCTCGTTTCCGCCTCGAAGGCCCTGCCCGACCCCGCGCGCGAGATCATCGAACGCCACGCCCGGGGGCCGTACCGGGTCATGGAACGCCTGTTCGCCACAGGCCAGCAGGAAGGGACCGTCCGGGACGGCGATCCCCGCGACATGGCCATGCTGTTCTGGGCCCTGGTCAAGGGGCTTTCCATCCACCATGCCGTGCATGGCGACGCCCTCGGCGCGCCCGACCCCGATTTCATCCTGCCGCTTTTTCTCAAATAA
- a CDS encoding alpha/beta hydrolase: MQSIKSCVINGLIRHRHLFRGRLRRDVFTMQSSIQDFRDQCEQTAARMSRIPEGVRVEPEAMGGVAAEWLRPAAAPGEKVVLYAHGGGYVSGSCAGHRGFVAAFANALGFAALTYAYRLAPEHPYPAAVEDSVAVYRALLARYRPRDILVAGESAGGGLVLALLLALRGTGLPLPCAAVAISPWTDLTCSAPGYRTRNARSVAPRDSWTVFANHYAAGADRRDPLMSPLFGDPAGLPPLLINAGADDELFDDGEAFARRAREAGVDVTFREGVGMIHCYPMLAPMFPEATQAMDEISRFARAHLLQGRDA; the protein is encoded by the coding sequence GTGCAGAGCATAAAAAGTTGTGTGATCAACGGGCTCATCCGCCATCGCCATCTCTTCCGGGGCCGCCTGCGCCGCGACGTCTTCACCATGCAAAGCTCCATCCAGGACTTTCGCGACCAATGCGAACAAACCGCCGCCAGGATGTCGCGCATCCCCGAAGGGGTGCGCGTGGAACCCGAGGCCATGGGCGGCGTCGCGGCCGAATGGCTGCGCCCCGCCGCCGCGCCCGGGGAAAAGGTCGTATTGTACGCCCACGGCGGCGGCTACGTGTCCGGGTCATGCGCCGGTCATCGCGGATTCGTGGCCGCCTTTGCGAACGCCCTGGGGTTTGCCGCCCTCACCTACGCCTACCGCCTCGCCCCCGAGCATCCCTATCCGGCCGCCGTGGAGGACTCCGTGGCCGTCTACCGGGCCTTGCTTGCGCGCTACAGGCCGCGGGACATCCTGGTCGCCGGGGAATCGGCGGGCGGCGGGCTGGTCCTGGCGCTGCTTCTGGCCCTGCGCGGGACCGGGCTGCCGCTTCCCTGCGCCGCCGTGGCCATCTCGCCCTGGACCGATCTGACGTGTTCCGCCCCAGGCTACCGCACCCGCAACGCGCGCTCCGTGGCCCCCCGGGATTCCTGGACGGTCTTCGCCAACCATTACGCGGCCGGGGCCGACCGCCGCGACCCGCTCATGTCGCCGCTTTTCGGTGATCCGGCCGGCCTGCCGCCGCTTCTGATCAACGCCGGGGCCGACGACGAACTCTTCGACGACGGCGAGGCCTTCGCCCGGCGCGCCCGGGAGGCGGGCGTGGACGTCACCTTTCGCGAGGGCGTGGGCATGATCCACTGCTACCCGATGCTCGCCCCCATGTTTCCCGAGGCGACGCAGGCCATGGACGAGATATCCCGCTTCGCCCGCGCACATCTGCTGCAGGGCCGCGACGCATGA